The following proteins are co-located in the Trichormus variabilis 0441 genome:
- a CDS encoding XisI protein, which translates to MDKLTHYRHTIQEIIKKYYDLSNSQPATATETKISDDLPDTVGDRLIIDEQRDQYLWLCCGWDGKKRVQHIILYLQIQNGKIWIEEDSTNLAIVDEMLVAGIPQTDIILGFHHPSKRGLTEFAIA; encoded by the coding sequence ATGGATAAATTAACCCACTATCGGCATACTATCCAAGAAATAATTAAAAAATATTATGACTTGAGCAATTCTCAACCCGCTACTGCCACAGAAACTAAAATTAGCGATGACCTTCCGGACACCGTAGGCGATCGCCTGATTATAGACGAACAACGCGACCAATATCTATGGTTATGTTGTGGCTGGGATGGCAAAAAACGGGTACAGCATATTATCTTATACCTCCAGATTCAAAACGGTAAAATCTGGATAGAAGAAGATAGCACCAACTTAGCAATTGTTGATGAGATGCTGGTAGCAGGTATCCCCCAAACCGACATTATTTTGGGCTTTCATCACCCTAGCAAAAGAGGACTGACTGAATTTGCGATCGCCTGA
- the mreD gene encoding rod shape-determining protein MreD, which produces MKTPSFNGKSKPPARRFSVRRMPLSRWHPGLLHLLDWGVTIGSVLLCLLLLPTRLPGMELLGIGPNWLLIWVVAWSVKRSVWAGTFAGIVLGLLQDAITSPHPSHAITLGLVGFLTGLLQKQRFIQEDFISIALIVFGMAILAETVFALLLTLAGDRQTEYIWAYYQRVTLASAILSSLWAPVLYYPLNSWWQRMKMLES; this is translated from the coding sequence ATGAAGACACCTTCATTTAATGGTAAATCAAAACCGCCGGCGCGAAGATTCAGCGTCCGGCGTATGCCTTTGTCGCGTTGGCATCCGGGTTTGCTTCACCTACTCGATTGGGGAGTAACGATTGGTTCGGTATTGTTATGTTTGTTATTGTTACCAACCCGCTTACCAGGTATGGAATTGTTGGGGATTGGCCCTAATTGGCTATTAATTTGGGTGGTAGCTTGGAGTGTCAAACGTTCAGTATGGGCGGGAACTTTTGCTGGCATTGTGTTAGGGCTGCTGCAAGATGCCATTACATCCCCTCATCCGTCCCATGCCATCACGTTGGGGTTAGTAGGCTTTTTGACTGGATTATTACAAAAGCAGCGTTTTATCCAAGAAGATTTTATTTCTATTGCCTTAATTGTCTTTGGGATGGCAATTTTGGCAGAAACAGTTTTTGCACTGTTATTGACTTTAGCAGGCGATCGCCAAACAGAATACATCTGGGCATATTATCAACGTGTCACCCTAGCTTCTGCTATTCTCAGTAGTCTTTGGGCCCCTGTGCTGTACTATCCCTTAAACAGTTGGTGGCAAAGAATGAAAATGTTGGAAAGTTAG
- the mreC gene encoding rod shape-determining protein MreC, which produces MVTVRRWWDRKALQVGLLGLAVGSAWVLRQTQGGFLAEAYQVITRPLQMLQTGPSLEERQEERLKKAQFLEMQTRITELESQNKKLTDLLGYVQNEPLASRPVPARVIGRSADHWWQQVTINRGANAGIKEGYIVKAEGGLVGLVDSVTPNTSRILLISDLKSQVGVTISRTSAKGVLRGDSSSEAVLEFYEKVPNAKVGDLVSTSTYSQRFPSGLAVGRIKSLDLKKLPASIAKIELFPALSSLDWVAVYPKVTSPNLENQHSNQPQQQKSN; this is translated from the coding sequence ATGGTTACTGTACGTCGTTGGTGGGATCGCAAAGCCTTACAAGTTGGTTTATTAGGGTTAGCAGTTGGCAGTGCTTGGGTGTTGCGTCAGACTCAAGGCGGGTTTTTAGCGGAAGCATACCAAGTAATTACCCGTCCTTTGCAAATGTTGCAGACAGGCCCAAGCCTAGAGGAACGCCAGGAAGAACGTCTCAAGAAAGCGCAATTCTTGGAGATGCAAACACGCATTACCGAATTAGAAAGTCAAAACAAAAAACTCACAGATTTATTAGGTTACGTTCAAAACGAACCACTAGCATCGCGTCCAGTACCTGCAAGGGTGATAGGACGCAGTGCTGACCATTGGTGGCAACAAGTAACTATTAATCGCGGTGCTAATGCTGGGATTAAAGAAGGTTATATTGTCAAGGCTGAGGGGGGATTAGTTGGTCTGGTAGACAGCGTTACACCTAACACCAGCCGCATATTGTTAATTAGTGACCTCAAAAGTCAAGTCGGTGTTACTATCAGCCGGACTTCAGCCAAAGGTGTTCTGCGGGGAGATTCTTCTTCGGAGGCTGTGTTGGAATTTTACGAAAAAGTGCCAAATGCGAAAGTGGGAGATTTAGTTTCTACGTCAACTTATAGCCAAAGATTCCCCTCTGGTTTGGCAGTGGGCAGAATTAAATCACTGGATTTAAAGAAATTACCCGCATCAATCGCCAAAATTGAACTTTTTCCAGCGCTCAGTTCATTAGATTGGGTAGCTGTATATCCCAAGGTGACAAGCCCAAATTTGGAAAATCAACACTCCAATCAGCCACAGCAACAAAAGTCCAACTAG
- a CDS encoding rod shape-determining protein, protein MGIDLGTANTLVYVSGKGIVLQEPSVVAIDQNEKVALAVGEEAKKMLGRTPGNVIALRPLRDGVIADFDTAELMLKSFIQKVNEGRSLILPRIVIGIPSGVTGVERRAVMDAAAQAGAREVYLIDEPIAAAIGAGLPVAEPTGNMIIDIGGGTTEVAVLSLQGTVISESVRIAGDELTESIIMYMKKVHNLVIGERTAEDIKIRMGSAYPTHDDDDAMMEVRGLHLLSGLPRTVTIKGPEIRESMLEPLSVIIEAVKRTLERTPPELAADIIDRGIMLAGGGALLKGIDTLISHETGIVTHIAADPLSCVVLGTGRVLENFKQLERVFSGRSRNM, encoded by the coding sequence ATGGGTATCGACCTCGGTACAGCAAATACCCTCGTTTATGTGTCTGGTAAAGGTATTGTACTGCAAGAACCTTCTGTGGTAGCTATCGATCAAAATGAAAAGGTAGCTTTGGCAGTTGGGGAAGAGGCTAAAAAAATGCTCGGTCGCACACCGGGAAATGTGATTGCCCTGCGACCTTTGCGCGATGGGGTAATTGCTGACTTTGATACAGCTGAACTAATGCTAAAAAGCTTTATTCAGAAGGTCAATGAAGGTAGGTCTTTAATATTGCCCCGGATTGTGATTGGCATTCCCAGTGGGGTAACTGGGGTGGAAAGACGCGCCGTAATGGATGCAGCAGCTCAAGCAGGAGCTAGAGAGGTATATTTAATTGATGAACCAATAGCAGCTGCGATCGGTGCGGGATTACCAGTTGCGGAACCTACTGGTAACATGATTATCGATATTGGTGGGGGAACTACGGAAGTTGCTGTACTAAGTCTCCAAGGGACTGTGATTAGCGAATCAGTACGCATTGCTGGGGACGAATTAACTGAGTCCATCATTATGTATATGAAGAAAGTTCATAACTTGGTGATTGGGGAACGCACTGCTGAGGATATTAAAATTCGCATGGGTTCTGCCTATCCTACCCATGATGATGACGATGCGATGATGGAAGTCCGAGGTTTACACCTGCTCTCCGGTTTACCAAGAACTGTCACAATTAAGGGGCCAGAAATTCGTGAAAGTATGCTGGAACCTTTATCTGTAATCATCGAAGCGGTGAAGCGGACATTAGAACGTACACCTCCTGAACTGGCGGCAGACATTATTGACAGAGGTATTATGCTAGCTGGCGGGGGTGCTTTGCTCAAGGGTATAGATACCCTCATTAGCCACGAAACAGGAATTGTCACCCACATCGCGGCTGATCCTCTCAGCTGTGTTGTGTTGGGAACAGGTCGTGTGTTAGAAAACTTCAAACAGCTAGAAAGAGTTTTTAGCGGACGTTCTCGAAATATGTAG
- a CDS encoding single-stranded DNA-binding protein: MSINIVTLVGRVGTDPDIKYFESGSVKCRLTLAVNRRTRNSDKPDWFTLELWDKTAEVAGNYVRKGSLIGVKGSLKFDTWSDRQTGVNRSTPIIRVDQLELLGSKQDRDGGGGDFAPENF, from the coding sequence ATGAGCATTAACATTGTCACCCTAGTAGGTCGCGTAGGCACTGATCCAGACATTAAATATTTTGAGTCTGGAAGTGTGAAGTGTCGATTAACTCTAGCCGTCAATCGCAGAACTCGAAACAGTGATAAACCTGACTGGTTCACCTTAGAATTGTGGGATAAAACAGCAGAGGTCGCGGGTAATTATGTCCGCAAAGGTAGTTTAATAGGAGTTAAAGGTTCCTTGAAGTTTGACACATGGAGCGATCGCCAAACTGGAGTTAACCGATCTACACCAATAATTAGAGTAGACCAACTAGAACTGCTAGGTTCCAAACAAGATAGAGATGGTGGTGGTGGCGACTTCGCACCAGAAAATTTTTAG
- a CDS encoding SIMPL domain-containing protein codes for MVRAALFGSQLRAGKFWQSLPLALLVFVSFVQPGLAQEKERMWRTLTVSGRGVESIPTTLSEVSLGVEIQGKTAQEVQQEAARRSSAVVALLKSRNVEKLQTTGIRLNPVYSYNNNVQRITGYAASNTVSFRIATEKAGTLLDEAVKAGATQINGISFVATDEAIASARQQALKEATQDAQQQASAVFSSLGFQAKEVVSIQVGGATAPPPPILYRDEAAKLSSADVSTPVIGGEQQVEASVTLQISY; via the coding sequence ATGGTTAGAGCCGCTTTATTTGGTTCTCAGTTGCGTGCTGGCAAATTTTGGCAAAGTTTACCGTTAGCGTTGTTAGTCTTTGTCAGCTTTGTGCAGCCTGGACTAGCACAAGAAAAAGAAAGAATGTGGCGTACTTTGACTGTTAGTGGTCGTGGTGTTGAATCGATTCCTACCACGTTGTCGGAAGTTAGTTTAGGGGTGGAAATTCAGGGTAAAACTGCTCAGGAAGTGCAGCAGGAAGCAGCACGTAGATCATCGGCTGTGGTTGCTTTACTGAAAAGCCGAAATGTGGAGAAGTTACAAACAACTGGTATTCGTCTCAACCCTGTTTATAGTTACAACAATAACGTACAGAGAATTACGGGATATGCTGCTAGTAATACAGTAAGCTTCCGTATTGCTACTGAGAAGGCTGGGACATTATTAGATGAAGCTGTCAAAGCTGGTGCGACTCAAATCAATGGTATCAGTTTTGTGGCTACTGATGAAGCGATCGCCTCTGCTAGGCAACAAGCTTTAAAGGAAGCTACCCAAGACGCACAACAGCAAGCCAGTGCTGTGTTTAGTAGCCTTGGTTTTCAAGCTAAAGAAGTAGTAAGTATTCAAGTTGGTGGTGCAACTGCGCCTCCACCACCCATATTGTACAGAGACGAGGCTGCCAAACTTAGCAGTGCAGATGTTTCTACTCCTGTAATTGGTGGCGAACAACAGGTTGAAGCCTCAGTCACGTTGCAAATTAGTTATTAG
- a CDS encoding cation:proton antiporter — MQFFNAINFAFPLLASTTEAADSSMVVAAVLLSLVVVYLASKVGGELSNRVGLPPVLGELLGGVVVGVSVLHLLVFPGGGADGSSSMIMTFLQTTAGLSPEATPAVFTAQSEVISVLAELGVIILLFEIGLESNLKDLMAVGVQALVVAVVGVTVPFAAGTIGLMTLFGIDAVPAIFAGAALTATSIGITSKVLSELGRLNSKEGQIILGAAVIDDVLGIIVLAVVASLAKEGTVDVGQVIYLIISASGFLLGAIVLGNVFNKTFVAIADMLKTRGELVIPAFIFAFVMAYLAAIIHLEAILGAFAAGLVLEETDKRKELQRQVCPIADMLVPIFFVTVGAKTDLGVLNPAIPSNREGLIMASFLIMVAIFGKVITGFSVFGQSQINRLAIGVGMIPRGEVGLVFAGVGAASGALSKPLGAAIIMMVILTTFLAPPLLRFVFPDSDDGIDDSAPLILDGSPGKELAIETPSSVVSTAKDSGNVSS, encoded by the coding sequence ATGCAGTTTTTCAATGCAATCAACTTCGCTTTTCCTCTGCTGGCCAGTACAACTGAAGCCGCAGACAGTTCGATGGTTGTCGCCGCAGTCTTGCTAAGTTTAGTGGTAGTTTACCTAGCTAGCAAAGTTGGTGGCGAGTTATCCAACCGAGTGGGTTTACCACCTGTCTTAGGCGAACTTTTAGGTGGTGTAGTAGTGGGTGTTTCTGTCCTGCACCTGTTGGTGTTCCCTGGAGGTGGTGCAGACGGTTCCAGTTCTATGATTATGACCTTCCTCCAAACAACGGCTGGTTTAAGTCCAGAAGCGACACCAGCCGTCTTTACAGCCCAATCAGAGGTAATTTCTGTTTTGGCTGAACTGGGTGTGATCATCCTACTGTTTGAAATCGGCTTAGAGTCAAACTTAAAAGACTTGATGGCGGTTGGTGTCCAAGCTTTAGTCGTTGCAGTGGTGGGGGTTACAGTCCCATTTGCCGCCGGAACTATAGGCTTGATGACCTTATTTGGCATCGATGCTGTACCCGCAATCTTTGCTGGGGCAGCTTTAACGGCTACCAGTATTGGTATTACCTCTAAGGTACTCTCAGAATTAGGAAGGCTCAATTCCAAAGAAGGACAGATAATTTTAGGTGCGGCTGTAATTGACGATGTACTGGGAATTATTGTCTTAGCTGTAGTTGCCAGCCTCGCTAAAGAAGGCACAGTAGATGTAGGTCAAGTCATCTATCTGATTATTAGTGCCAGTGGCTTTCTTTTGGGCGCGATTGTCTTGGGTAATGTTTTCAATAAAACCTTTGTCGCGATCGCTGATATGCTCAAAACACGGGGTGAACTAGTAATCCCAGCTTTCATCTTTGCTTTTGTCATGGCATACCTCGCTGCCATCATCCATTTAGAAGCCATTCTTGGCGCTTTTGCCGCAGGTTTAGTTCTGGAAGAAACAGACAAGCGCAAAGAACTACAAAGGCAAGTCTGCCCCATTGCTGATATGTTAGTGCCAATTTTCTTCGTTACCGTAGGCGCAAAAACTGATTTAGGCGTACTTAACCCAGCCATCCCCAGCAATCGGGAAGGGTTAATTATGGCAAGTTTCCTGATCATGGTCGCCATCTTCGGTAAAGTAATCACAGGCTTTAGCGTCTTTGGTCAATCCCAAATCAACCGCCTAGCCATTGGCGTAGGGATGATTCCCAGAGGTGAGGTAGGGTTAGTATTTGCTGGTGTCGGTGCAGCCAGTGGCGCACTCTCTAAACCGTTAGGGGCAGCAATTATTATGATGGTGATCCTGACAACCTTTCTCGCCCCCCCTTTATTAAGATTCGTTTTTCCAGACTCAGACGATGGTATAGACGACTCAGCACCATTGATTTTAGATGGTTCCCCAGGGAAAGAATTAGCGATAGAAACACCATCATCTGTTGTATCTACTGCCAAAGATAGTGGGAATGTAAGTTCTTAA
- a CDS encoding N-acetylmuramoyl-L-alanine amidase produces MKLHWLLSGTVGTVLLLSSPALATRLNSWRFDANQNRLEINTTGAVQPRAQLIFNPTRLVIDLPNVTFGRSQLTQPIGGRIRSVRVGQFDPQTTRIVVEVAPGYTLDPQQIKFVGLTASRWTVQLPTPTSEQAESSPDNTYNVVTIDSNTRPNLPNNTRPELPNNTRPEFSDNTISAAPGTTQVEGLQVTGDGFFVRTSGGNPQVQVIRSRDRATIFMDIAGATLSPRAPRNIPVNKHGVNRVELTPLQTRTPSVRMTLRVDRNSPDWRATSSNAGGLVVLPSRIVRLPNNDYSEGNTSNLPDRIPTTSAIATIESVDLSSNGTQLLIRADQAVSGNSGWDRNTGLFRITIPNAQLAPQVTGPSLNANSPILRIRLQKQEPNTVVVLVQPAAGVQVGQLNKVGNQLLALQLQGSRRLATTPPLPPIQGQLPDPSNPRPLPQPGTRPIPKGRLVVLIDPGHGGKDPGAIGIGGVREKDIILPISQRIAEVLQQNGVQVVMARNSDYFVSLPGRVQMAERVGADVFVSIHANSAGAGRPDVSGLETYYYDSGLSLARVVHSSILRNVNVRDRGVRRARFYVLRKSSMPSILVETGYLTGRDDAAKLRNSAYQRQMADAIARGILQYLKR; encoded by the coding sequence GTGAAATTACACTGGTTACTATCTGGTACTGTTGGAACTGTCTTATTACTATCGTCGCCAGCCTTAGCAACAAGGTTAAATTCTTGGCGCTTTGATGCCAATCAAAACCGCTTGGAAATTAATACAACAGGTGCAGTCCAACCAAGGGCGCAACTAATTTTTAATCCCACACGGTTAGTAATAGATTTGCCAAATGTTACATTTGGGCGATCGCAGTTAACACAACCAATCGGTGGTAGAATCCGCTCTGTCCGCGTAGGGCAATTTGACCCGCAAACCACGCGTATAGTTGTGGAAGTGGCTCCTGGTTATACTCTCGATCCTCAACAAATCAAATTTGTCGGGCTGACCGCTAGCCGTTGGACAGTCCAGTTACCAACTCCCACATCGGAGCAAGCAGAGTCTTCACCAGACAACACCTATAATGTGGTGACTATTGACTCCAACACCAGACCAAATTTACCCAACAACACAAGACCAGAGTTACCGAATAATACCAGACCAGAGTTCTCCGATAATACAATTAGCGCTGCACCCGGAACGACGCAAGTTGAAGGCTTACAGGTGACTGGGGATGGTTTTTTTGTCCGCACCAGTGGTGGCAATCCTCAAGTTCAAGTCATTCGCAGCCGCGATCGCGCTACTATTTTCATGGATATTGCTGGGGCAACTTTATCACCACGCGCCCCAAGAAATATCCCTGTCAACAAACATGGTGTCAACCGAGTCGAACTTACCCCATTACAAACCAGAACCCCAAGCGTCCGTATGACCTTGCGGGTAGATAGAAATAGCCCAGACTGGCGAGCAACTAGCAGTAATGCCGGTGGTTTAGTAGTTCTACCTAGTCGTATAGTCAGATTGCCCAATAATGACTACAGCGAAGGTAACACTTCAAATTTACCTGACAGAATACCTACAACCAGCGCCATTGCCACAATTGAGTCAGTTGACCTCTCTAGTAATGGTACACAACTACTGATTAGAGCCGATCAAGCAGTCTCTGGTAACAGTGGATGGGACAGAAATACTGGTCTATTCCGCATCACTATTCCTAACGCCCAGTTAGCTCCCCAAGTCACCGGGCCGAGTTTAAATGCTAATAGTCCCATTCTCAGAATACGCCTGCAAAAACAAGAACCTAATACCGTAGTTGTTCTTGTCCAGCCAGCTGCTGGGGTGCAAGTTGGACAACTCAACAAAGTTGGCAACCAGCTTTTAGCTCTACAATTACAAGGCTCACGTCGGCTCGCTACCACACCTCCCTTACCCCCCATCCAAGGACAATTACCAGATCCCAGCAATCCCCGCCCTCTACCCCAGCCAGGGACAAGACCAATACCCAAAGGTAGATTAGTAGTTTTGATTGATCCCGGACACGGTGGTAAAGATCCAGGAGCGATTGGTATTGGTGGAGTCCGAGAAAAAGACATCATCTTGCCCATCAGCCAAAGAATAGCCGAAGTCTTACAGCAAAATGGTGTACAGGTGGTGATGGCAAGAAATTCCGACTATTTTGTTAGCTTACCAGGACGAGTACAAATGGCGGAAAGAGTTGGTGCTGATGTTTTTGTCAGTATTCACGCCAACTCCGCAGGCGCAGGCCGTCCCGATGTCAGTGGTCTAGAAACCTACTATTATGACAGTGGTTTGAGTTTAGCTCGTGTAGTTCATAGCAGCATTCTCCGAAATGTGAATGTCCGAGATAGAGGAGTACGTCGAGCCAGATTTTATGTCCTCAGAAAAAGCTCTATGCCCTCTATTCTGGTAGAAACAGGGTATTTAACTGGTAGAGATGATGCTGCTAAACTACGAAATTCAGCTTACCAAAGACAAATGGCAGATGCGATCGCTCGCGGTATTCTTCAGTACCTCAAACGATAA
- a CDS encoding N-acetylmuramoyl-L-alanine amidase, whose amino-acid sequence MKLHWLLSGTVGTIFLLSSPALAARLDSWRFDPRQNRLEINTNGAVQPKAQLIFNPTRLVIDLPETTFGQPPSTQPIGGAVRAIRVGQFDPQTTRIVVELNPGYTLDPQQVKFVGISPSRWTVQLPTPTVERVASPRETAQQPVPTIPSETVVETPSVLSPRNVYSVTPNTREAQVTNIASVTQIDNLRVTGDGFFIRTRGATPQIQVNRTDDNRVININVAGASLSPNIERDLSINRYGVNNIQLTQLSTQTVRISMQVDRNSPDWRVSTSSVGGFVLLPSKGIANLPQNNTPNTISANTNSPATIQAVELGDNGTQLLIRSDQAVTAKGGWDRTSGLYRIIINNAKLSPRVTGPAFNANSPILRVRLQPQAADTVVVLVQPAAGVQIGELNQVSNQILALELQSSRQLIPPVGLPPLPSTNRSQLPNPNIDNPINVPQPIPRSVPRGRLLVVIDPGHGGKDSGAPGLGGLLEKDVVLPIGLRVAAILEQNGVQAVLTRNSDFFVELQGRVDIAERANATLFVSIHANSVDGRPDVNGLEVYYYDSGYALAETVRKTILQSIGTLKDRGTRKARFYVLRKSSMPSILVETGYMSGREDNPRLGSPEYQNRMADAIARGILQYLKRQ is encoded by the coding sequence GTGAAATTACATTGGTTACTATCCGGTACGGTTGGAACCATCTTCTTACTATCGTCACCAGCTTTAGCAGCAAGGCTAGACTCCTGGCGATTTGACCCTAGACAAAATCGTTTAGAGATTAATACTAACGGCGCTGTACAACCCAAGGCGCAACTGATTTTCAATCCGACACGTTTAGTTATTGATTTACCCGAAACTACATTTGGTCAGCCCCCATCAACACAGCCAATAGGTGGTGCAGTTCGGGCTATACGTGTAGGACAATTTGATCCACAAACCACGCGTATCGTCGTAGAACTCAATCCTGGTTACACACTCGACCCCCAACAAGTCAAATTTGTCGGTATCAGCCCTAGTCGCTGGACTGTGCAGTTACCTACCCCAACAGTTGAAAGAGTCGCATCGCCAAGAGAAACTGCACAGCAGCCAGTACCGACCATTCCCTCGGAAACCGTCGTTGAGACACCCTCGGTTTTATCACCCAGAAATGTTTACTCTGTCACCCCAAATACTAGAGAAGCTCAAGTTACTAATATTGCATCTGTAACTCAAATTGATAACTTACGAGTTACAGGCGATGGATTTTTTATCCGTACCCGTGGTGCTACTCCCCAAATTCAAGTTAATCGTACAGATGATAATCGGGTAATTAATATCAACGTTGCTGGCGCATCTTTATCACCAAACATCGAGAGAGATTTATCAATTAATCGTTATGGTGTTAACAACATCCAATTGACTCAACTGTCAACGCAAACTGTACGTATCTCCATGCAGGTGGATAGAAACAGTCCTGACTGGCGAGTGAGTACTAGCAGCGTGGGTGGATTTGTGCTTCTCCCTAGTAAAGGCATTGCCAACTTACCCCAAAATAATACTCCCAACACCATTTCAGCAAATACCAACTCACCAGCTACTATTCAAGCTGTAGAACTAGGTGATAATGGCACACAACTTTTAATTCGCTCTGACCAAGCAGTCACAGCTAAAGGCGGCTGGGACAGAACCTCTGGACTTTACCGCATCATTATCAATAACGCTAAGTTATCTCCTAGAGTTACAGGCCCAGCTTTTAATGCTAACAGTCCTATCCTCCGTGTCCGTCTGCAACCCCAAGCAGCCGATACGGTAGTTGTTTTGGTACAACCAGCAGCCGGAGTGCAAATAGGAGAACTTAATCAAGTAAGTAACCAAATTTTAGCTCTAGAATTACAATCTTCTCGGCAATTGATACCACCAGTAGGTTTACCACCCCTACCATCAACAAATCGTAGTCAATTGCCAAATCCAAATATCGATAATCCCATAAATGTTCCACAACCAATACCCAGGTCAGTTCCCAGGGGAAGACTTCTAGTCGTCATTGACCCTGGACATGGTGGTAAAGATTCTGGCGCTCCTGGTTTAGGTGGATTACTAGAAAAAGATGTAGTCCTGCCCATTGGTTTAAGAGTAGCCGCTATTTTAGAACAGAATGGTGTCCAAGCAGTCTTGACGAGAAATTCTGACTTTTTCGTGGAGTTACAGGGACGGGTAGATATTGCCGAACGAGCCAACGCGACTTTGTTTGTGAGTATTCACGCCAACTCTGTAGATGGTCGCCCTGATGTTAATGGCTTGGAAGTATATTACTACGATAGTGGTTATGCTTTAGCCGAAACAGTCCGCAAGACTATTCTCCAGAGTATTGGCACACTCAAAGACCGAGGCACACGCAAAGCTCGGTTCTACGTCCTGAGGAAGAGTTCTATGCCATCGATTCTAGTAGAAACAGGTTATATGAGTGGTAGGGAAGATAATCCCAGACTAGGCTCACCAGAATACCAAAATCGTATGGCAGATGCGATCGCTCGTGGTATCCTGCAATATTTAAAGAGACAGTAA
- the murI gene encoding glutamate racemase, producing the protein MYSSSSIEGNLYGFSEQEPQRAPIGVFDSGVGGLTVLRQIYRQLPNESVIYFGDTARLPYGIRSQAEILTFVRDILDWMQQQHVKMVVMACNTSSALALDIVREEYDFPILGVILPGAKAAVQQGKRIGVISTPATAKSNAYRQAIWEIDPNVEVWQVGCPEFVPLIEQNRIQDPYTTEVARAYLEPLIQQDIDTLVYGCTHYPLLAPVLRSLLPPQVKIIDPAVHVVTACTQELDILGLSNTHPPLPTRFAVSGCPQQFSQSGVNWLGYTPLVEAVDFTGIPVSQLQQDLA; encoded by the coding sequence GTGTATTCATCTTCCAGCATTGAAGGTAATCTTTACGGTTTCTCAGAACAAGAACCTCAACGCGCCCCCATCGGCGTATTTGATAGTGGTGTAGGCGGGTTAACGGTACTGCGGCAAATCTATCGCCAACTACCCAATGAATCGGTAATATACTTTGGTGACACAGCTAGACTACCTTACGGTATCCGCTCGCAAGCGGAGATTTTAACGTTTGTGCGCGACATCCTTGACTGGATGCAGCAACAACACGTCAAAATGGTAGTCATGGCTTGCAATACCAGTTCTGCCCTCGCTTTAGATATTGTTCGTGAGGAATATGACTTCCCCATTCTTGGTGTCATCCTGCCTGGGGCTAAAGCCGCAGTACAGCAAGGTAAGCGTATTGGCGTAATTTCTACTCCAGCTACAGCCAAAAGTAATGCCTATCGTCAAGCAATTTGGGAAATAGACCCCAATGTCGAAGTCTGGCAAGTTGGTTGTCCGGAATTTGTTCCCCTAATTGAACAAAACCGTATCCAAGACCCATACACCACAGAAGTAGCCAGGGCTTATTTAGAACCCCTAATTCAGCAAGATATTGATACTTTAGTTTATGGCTGTACCCATTATCCTTTGCTTGCGCCAGTACTGCGATCGCTTCTCCCCCCCCAAGTCAAAATCATTGACCCTGCTGTTCACGTCGTCACAGCTTGTACCCAAGAATTAGACATCCTTGGACTCAGCAACACTCACCCACCATTACCAACGCGCTTTGCCGTTAGTGGTTGTCCCCAACAGTTTTCTCAATCAGGAGTAAATTGGTTAGGTTATACCCCCTTAGTTGAAGCCGTCGATTTTACTGGCATACCAGTTTCCCAACTTCAACAGGATTTGGCATAA